Proteins encoded in a region of the Anopheles ziemanni chromosome 2, idAnoZiCoDA_A2_x.2, whole genome shotgun sequence genome:
- the LOC131293748 gene encoding pre-mRNA-splicing factor CWC22 homolog, with product MPDLVEPIVSKPAEEQDKNEKAQDEERKRRRSVESSSSPPSNRLKSVVTRRNDVIEEGEVRSDLSHSRSRSRSRSDTRLSRDDERSKEKGSSTNRRRQRSRSRHRSRSRSRSRSRSRSRPRHKESRRRDRKRSYSRSRSRSRSRPRYHRSRRDDSPRRRGEYPNAERNRPALADRKEEGDEVLLRSEKPAIRKTVDLLTSKTGGAYIPPAKLRMMQAEITDKTSAAYQRISWEALKKSIHGFINKVNVDNIGVITRELLRENIIRGRGLLCRSIIQAQAASPTFTHVYAALVAIINSKFPNIGELLLNRLVIQFKRGFRRNDKAICLSASRFVAHLVNQRVAHEILALEILTLLVENPTDDSVEVAIAFLKEVGQKLTEVSGKGINAIFEMLKNILHEGKLDKRVQYMIEVVFQIRKDGFKDHVAVIDALELVEEDDQFTHLIMLDEATETQDILNVFKVDPEYEQNETKYKEISKEILGSDAEDDDENDGSGGDSSSGDSDSDDDEEGSDSDGEEGGAKKQDAIIDNTETNLIALRRTIYLTIHSSLDYEECAHKLMKMELKPGQEQELCHMFLDCCAEQRTYEKFYGLLAQRFCMINKIYIGPFEQIFQDTYSTTHRLDTNRLRNVSKFFAHLLFTDSIGWDSLQCIRLNEEDTTSSSRIFIKILFQELAEYMGLVKLSARLKDPTLQEPFSGLFPRDNPKNTRFAINFFTSIGLGGLTDELRDFLKHAPKPVIQPLPAAPAVSGKTKDSNSSDSSDSSDSSSSSSDSSSSSSSDSDSDSSSSDSDSARKRRQKKKDKSSKTGKHQKQKEGNTKKDSSKSKHSQQKESKKTDGNRYDKEDKKRTEVKRSEREAQHVERQRGRHDERERERGYGGHGDPYARRHEENRRDEYRERDHRQHDRNRQHDRHREQRGKERDDYYDQRNDRR from the exons ATGCCTGATCTCGTTGAACCAATTGTGAGCAAACCCGCGGAGGAACAGGATAAGAATGAAAAAGCTCAGGACGAAGAACGCAAAAGACGACGCTCCGtggaaagcagcagcagtccgCCATCGAATCGCTTAAAATCGGTAGTCACTCGAAGGAATGATGTTATAGAGGAAGGCGAAGTTCGTTCTGACCTTTCACATTCCCGTTCACGTTCACGTTCCCGTTCGGATACTCGATTATCTCGCGATGACGAACgaagtaaagaaaaaggtaGTAGCACAAATAGAAGGCGCCAAAGGAGCCGTTCGCGGCACCGCTCCCGATCACGTTCCCGTTCCCGTTCTCGTTCTCGTTCACGTCCTCGGCATAAGGAGAGCCGTAGAAGAGACCGCAAACGATCCTACTCGCGTTCCCGATCTCGATCTCGATCACGTCCTAGGTACCATCGAAGCCGTAGGGATGATTCACCAAGGCGCAGGGGAGAATATCCGAATGCGGAGCGTAACCGGCCGGCCCTGGCGGATCGCAAAGAGGAAGGTGACGAGGTATTGCTCCGCAGCGAAAAACCGGCGATTCGCAAAACGGTCGATTTGTTGACATCCAAGACGGGTGGAGCTTACATTCCGCCAGCCAAACTACGCATGATGCAGGCAGAAATTACGGACAAAACATCGGCAGCATACCAACGTATTTCTTGGGAAGCGTTGAAAAAATCCATCCACGGATTCATTAACAAAGTCAATGTGGACAACATTGGCGTTATCACACGGGAGTTATTGCGCGAAAACATTATTCGTGGACGAGGCTTGCTTTGCCGATCGATCATTCAAGCTCAAGCCGCATCGCCTACTTTTACGCACGTGTATGCGGCCCTCGTTGCCATCATTAACTCAAAGTTTCCAAACATTGGAGAGCTGCTCCTAAACCGACTGGTGATCCAATTTAAGCGAGGTTTCCGACGTAACGACAAAGCCATCTGTCTGTCGGCATCTCGCTTTGTGGCCCACCTAGTGAACCAACGCGTTGCTCATGAAATTCTTGCCCTGGAGATTCTCACCCTCTTGGTGGAAAATCCAACCGATGACTCGGTGGAAGTGGCGATCGCCTTTTTGAAGGAGGTGGGTCAAAAACTGACGGAGGTGTCCGGAAAGGGTATCAATGCGATTTTTGAGATGCTGAAGAACATCCTACACGAGGGTAAGCTGGACAAGCGTGTTCAATACATGATCGAAGTAGTGTTCCAGATTCGTAAGGATGGTTTTAAAGATCATGTGGCCGTCATCGATGCACTGGAACTGGTGGAGGAAGATGATCAGTTCACGCATCTCATCATGCTGGACGAAGCAACTGAAACTCAGGACATTCTAA ATGTGTTTAAGGTGGATCCAGAGTACGAGCAGAACGAGACGAAGTACAAGGAGATCAGCAAGGAAATCCTCGGCAGTGACGCTGAAGATGACGATGAGAATGATGGTAGCGGCGGTGACTCATCGAGTGGTGATAGTGATTCGGACGACGATGAAGAAGGAAGTGATTCGgacggtgaagaaggaggtgCAAAGAAGCAGGATGCTATCATTGACAATACCGAAACTAACCTGATCGCCCTGCGACGTACGATCTACCTGACGATTCACTCTAGTTTGGATTATGAAGAGTGTGCCCATAAGTTGATGAAGATGGAGTTGAAACCGGGACAAGAACAAGAGCTTTGTCACATGTTTCTTGATTGCTGCGCCGAGCAGCGCACATACGAAAAATTCTACGGTCTGTTGGCGCAACGGTTTTGTATGATCAACAAAATCTATATTGGCCCGTTTGAGCAGATCTTTCAGGACACTTACTCTACGACACACCGTCTCGACACGAATCGTTTACGCAACGTGAGCAAATTCTTTGCCCACCTCCTGTTTACCGACTCCATCGGTTGGGATTCGCTGCAGTGTATACGGTTGAACGAAGAGGATACGACCAGCTCTAGTcgtattttcattaaaattctcTTCCAAGAATTGGCCGAGTATATGGGACTGGTAAAGTTGAGTGCCCGTCTCAAGGATCCAACCCTTCAAGAACCCTTCTCGGGGCTTTTCCCGCGAGACAATCCCAAAAATACCCGCTTTGCCATCAACTTCTTTACGTCCATCGGCCTTGGCGGGCTGACGGATGAATTACGTGATTTTCTGAAGCATGCACCAAAACCGGTCATCCAACCGCTGCCGGCGGCTCCAGCAGTTTCAGGCAAGACGAAGGACTCGAATAGTTCCGATAGTTCCGACAGCTCGgattcttcttcctcttcgtcggattcgtcctcgtcgtcttcGAGCGACTCTGACTCGGACAGCAGCAGTTCGGATTCTGATAGTGCACGAAAAAGGAGGCAAAAGAAGAAGGATAAATCTTCAAAAACTGGCAAACACCAGAAGCAAAAAGAAGGCAACACAAAAAAGGACTCATCGAAGTCAAAACACAGTCAGCAAAAGGAATCCAAGAAAACGGATGGAAACCGGTATGACAAAGAAGACAAAAAACGTACCGAGGTCAAACGGAGCGAACGTGAAGCGCAACACGTAGAACGCCAACGAGGACGGCATGACGAACGCGAGCGCGAACGTGGGTATGGTGGACACGGGGATCCTTATGCAAGACGGCACGAAGAGAACAGAAGGGATGAATACCGCGAAAGAGACCACCGCCAGCACGATCGCAACCGCCAACACGATCGCCATCGTGAGCAGCGTGGGAAGGAACGTGATGATTATTATGATCAACGTAACGATCGACGTTAG